The following proteins are co-located in the Patagioenas fasciata isolate bPatFas1 chromosome 33, bPatFas1.hap1, whole genome shotgun sequence genome:
- the DPF1 gene encoding zinc finger protein neuro-d4 isoform X8, with translation MATALHKPLKCLGEEFYREALEHCRSYNARLCAERSLRLPFLDAQTGVAQGNCYIWMEKTHRGPGLSPGQLYTYPARCWRKKRRLNILEDPRLRPCCEAPLPREGALPEGPVLESLLSTEPPERRAEPRDEEPPDCAKPPLPEFPHDPEGGDELEDDAPRRKNKAKGKTCGLGAVRRRQEAALEDRDKPYVCDICGKRYKNRPGLSYHYTHTHLAEEEGDEHGGERLGPPRRNHHRQFYKELNWVPENQRRTAAPPPPPCDFCLGGARKAPCGEELISCADCGRAGHPSCLQFTLHMAAAVRSYRWQCLECKSCSLCGTAENDDQLLFCDDCDRGFHMFCLSPPMAEPPEGSWSCHLCVRQLKDKAAAFVTLT, from the exons ATGGCCACGGCGCTGCACAAACCCCTCAAATG CCTGGGTGAGGAGTTCTACCGCGAGGCGCTGGAGCACTGCCGCAGCTACAACGCGCGGCTCTGCGCCGAGCGCAGCCTGCGCCTGCCCTTCCTGGACGCGCAGACCGGGGTGGCGCAGGGCAACTGCTACATCTGGATGGAGAAGACGCACCGGGGGCCGG GCCTGTCCCCGGGGCAGCTCTACACGTACCCGGCGCGGTGCTGGCGCAAGAAACGGCGGCTGAACATCCTGGAGGACCCGCGGCTGCGGCCCT gctGCGAGGCGCCGCTGCCCCGGGAGGGGGCGCTGCCCGAGGGGCCGGTTCTGGAGTCACTGCTGAGCACGGAGCCCCCGGAGCGCAGAGCGGAGCCGCGGGACGAGGAGCCCCCCGACTGCGCG aAGCCGCCGCTGCCCGAATTCCCCCACGACCCCGAGGGGGGGGACGAGCTGGAAGACGACGCCCCCCGGCGCaagaacaaggccaagggcaag ACCTGCGGGCTGGGCGCCGTGCGCAGGCGCCAGGAGGCGGCGCTGGAGGACAGGGACAAACCCTACGTGTGTGACA TCTGCGGGAAGCGCTACAAGAACCGCCCGGGGCTGAGTTACCATTACACACACACGCACCTGGCGGAGGAGGAGGGGGACGAGCACGGGGGGGAGCGGCTGGGGCCCCCCCGCAGGAACCACCACCGGC AGTTTTACAAAGAGTTGAACTGGGTCCCCGAAAACCAGCGCAGGACGGCGG cccccccaccccccccctgtGATTTCTGTCTAGGGGGGGCCCGGAAGGCGCCGTGCGGGGAGGAGCTGATCAGCTGCGCCGACTGCGGCCGCGCCG gtcaccCGTCGTGCCTGCAGTTCACGCTGCACATGGCAGCTGCTGTGCGCTCGTACCGCTGGCAGTGCCTGGAGTGCAAGTCCTGCAGCCTCTGCGGAACGGCCGAGAACGAC gaccAGCTCCTGTTCTGTGACGACTGCGACCGCGGGTTCCACATGTTCTGCCTGAGCCCCCCCATGGCCGAGCCCCCCGAAG gCAGCTGGAGTTGCCACCTGTGCGTGCGGCAGCTCAAGGACAAAGCGGCCGCGTTCGTCACCCTCACttag
- the DPF1 gene encoding zinc finger protein neuro-d4 isoform X1 has product MGPPPLTPPVPVGAGGAGRGAGGAGMATVLHGRALGEEFYREALEHCRSYNARLCAERSLRLPFLDAQTGVAQGNCYIWMEKTHRGPGLSPGQLYTYPARCWRKKRRLNILEDPRLRPCCEAPLPREGALPEGPVLESLLSTEPPERRAEPRDEEPPDCAKPPLPEFPHDPEGGDELEDDAPRRKNKAKGKTCGLGAVRRRQEAALEDRDKPYVCDICGKRYKNRPGLSYHYTHTHLAEEEGDEHGGERLGPPRRNHHRQFYKELNWVPENQRRTAAPPPPPCDFCLGGARKAPCGEELISCADCGRAGHPSCLQFTLHMAAAVRSQGCPHGPPCPPCPQVTRRACSSRCTWQLLCALRGVPMAPRVPRVPRSPVVPAVHAAHGSCCALSGVSPWPPVSPVSPGHPSCLQFTLHMAAAVRSYRWQCLECKSCSLCGTAENDDQLLFCDDCDRGFHMFCLSPPMAEPPEGSWSCHLCVRQLKDKAAAFVTLT; this is encoded by the exons ATGGGGccgccccccctcacccccccggtCCCGGTGGGCGCAGGAGGCGCCGGgcgcggcgcggggggggcgggaaTGGCCACGGTGCTTCACGGGAGAGC CCTGGGTGAGGAGTTCTACCGCGAGGCGCTGGAGCACTGCCGCAGCTACAACGCGCGGCTCTGCGCCGAGCGCAGCCTGCGCCTGCCCTTCCTGGACGCGCAGACCGGGGTGGCGCAGGGCAACTGCTACATCTGGATGGAGAAGACGCACCGGGGGCCGG GCCTGTCCCCGGGGCAGCTCTACACGTACCCGGCGCGGTGCTGGCGCAAGAAACGGCGGCTGAACATCCTGGAGGACCCGCGGCTGCGGCCCT gctGCGAGGCGCCGCTGCCCCGGGAGGGGGCGCTGCCCGAGGGGCCGGTTCTGGAGTCACTGCTGAGCACGGAGCCCCCGGAGCGCAGAGCGGAGCCGCGGGACGAGGAGCCCCCCGACTGCGCG aAGCCGCCGCTGCCCGAATTCCCCCACGACCCCGAGGGGGGGGACGAGCTGGAAGACGACGCCCCCCGGCGCaagaacaaggccaagggcaag ACCTGCGGGCTGGGCGCCGTGCGCAGGCGCCAGGAGGCGGCGCTGGAGGACAGGGACAAACCCTACGTGTGTGACA TCTGCGGGAAGCGCTACAAGAACCGCCCGGGGCTGAGTTACCATTACACACACACGCACCTGGCGGAGGAGGAGGGGGACGAGCACGGGGGGGAGCGGCTGGGGCCCCCCCGCAGGAACCACCACCGGC AGTTTTACAAAGAGTTGAACTGGGTCCCCGAAAACCAGCGCAGGACGGCGG cccccccaccccccccctgtGATTTCTGTCTAGGGGGGGCCCGGAAGGCGCCGTGCGGGGAGGAGCTGATCAGCTGCGCCGACTGCGGCCGCGCCG gtcaccCGTCGTGCCTGCAGTTCACGCTGCACATGGCAGCTGCTGTGCGCTctcaggggtgtccccatggccccccgtgtcccccgtgtccccaggtcaccCGTCGTGCCTGCAGTTCACGCTGCACATGGCAGCTGCTGTGCGCTctcaggggtgtccccatggccccccgtgtcccccgtgtccccaggtcaccCGTCGTGCCTGCAGTTCACGCTGCACATGGCAGCTGCTGTGCGCTctcaggggtgtccccatggccccccgtgtcccccgtgtccccaggtcaccCGTCGTGCCTGCAGTTCACGCTGCACATGGCAGCTGCTGTGCGCTCGTACCGCTGGCAGTGCCTGGAGTGCAAGTCCTGCAGCCTCTGCGGAACGGCCGAGAACGAC gaccAGCTCCTGTTCTGTGACGACTGCGACCGCGGGTTCCACATGTTCTGCCTGAGCCCCCCCATGGCCGAGCCCCCCGAAG gCAGCTGGAGTTGCCACCTGTGCGTGCGGCAGCTCAAGGACAAAGCGGCCGCGTTCGTCACCCTCACttag
- the DPF1 gene encoding zinc finger protein neuro-d4 isoform X4 yields the protein MGPPPLTPPVPVGAGGAGRGAGGAGMATVLHGRALGEEFYREALEHCRSYNARLCAERSLRLPFLDAQTGVAQGNCYIWMEKTHRGPGLSPGQLYTYPARCWRKKRRLNILEDPRLRPCCEAPLPREGALPEGPVLESLLSTEPPERRAEPRDEEPPDCAKPPLPEFPHDPEGGDELEDDAPRRKNKAKGKTCGLGAVRRRQEAALEDRDKPYVCDKFYKELNWVPENQRRTAAPPPPPCDFCLGGARKAPCGEELISCADCGRAGHPSCLQFTLHMAAAVRSQGCPHGPPCPPCPQVTRRACSSRCTWQLLCALRGVPMAPRVPRVPRSPVVPAVHAAHGSCCALSGVSPWPPVSPVSPGHPSCLQFTLHMAAAVRSYRWQCLECKSCSLCGTAENDDQLLFCDDCDRGFHMFCLSPPMAEPPEGSWSCHLCVRQLKDKAAAFVTLT from the exons ATGGGGccgccccccctcacccccccggtCCCGGTGGGCGCAGGAGGCGCCGGgcgcggcgcggggggggcgggaaTGGCCACGGTGCTTCACGGGAGAGC CCTGGGTGAGGAGTTCTACCGCGAGGCGCTGGAGCACTGCCGCAGCTACAACGCGCGGCTCTGCGCCGAGCGCAGCCTGCGCCTGCCCTTCCTGGACGCGCAGACCGGGGTGGCGCAGGGCAACTGCTACATCTGGATGGAGAAGACGCACCGGGGGCCGG GCCTGTCCCCGGGGCAGCTCTACACGTACCCGGCGCGGTGCTGGCGCAAGAAACGGCGGCTGAACATCCTGGAGGACCCGCGGCTGCGGCCCT gctGCGAGGCGCCGCTGCCCCGGGAGGGGGCGCTGCCCGAGGGGCCGGTTCTGGAGTCACTGCTGAGCACGGAGCCCCCGGAGCGCAGAGCGGAGCCGCGGGACGAGGAGCCCCCCGACTGCGCG aAGCCGCCGCTGCCCGAATTCCCCCACGACCCCGAGGGGGGGGACGAGCTGGAAGACGACGCCCCCCGGCGCaagaacaaggccaagggcaag ACCTGCGGGCTGGGCGCCGTGCGCAGGCGCCAGGAGGCGGCGCTGGAGGACAGGGACAAACCCTACGTGTGTGACA AGTTTTACAAAGAGTTGAACTGGGTCCCCGAAAACCAGCGCAGGACGGCGG cccccccaccccccccctgtGATTTCTGTCTAGGGGGGGCCCGGAAGGCGCCGTGCGGGGAGGAGCTGATCAGCTGCGCCGACTGCGGCCGCGCCG gtcaccCGTCGTGCCTGCAGTTCACGCTGCACATGGCAGCTGCTGTGCGCTctcaggggtgtccccatggccccccgtgtcccccgtgtccccaggtcaccCGTCGTGCCTGCAGTTCACGCTGCACATGGCAGCTGCTGTGCGCTctcaggggtgtccccatggccccccgtgtcccccgtgtccccaggtcaccCGTCGTGCCTGCAGTTCACGCTGCACATGGCAGCTGCTGTGCGCTctcaggggtgtccccatggccccccgtgtcccccgtgtccccaggtcaccCGTCGTGCCTGCAGTTCACGCTGCACATGGCAGCTGCTGTGCGCTCGTACCGCTGGCAGTGCCTGGAGTGCAAGTCCTGCAGCCTCTGCGGAACGGCCGAGAACGAC gaccAGCTCCTGTTCTGTGACGACTGCGACCGCGGGTTCCACATGTTCTGCCTGAGCCCCCCCATGGCCGAGCCCCCCGAAG gCAGCTGGAGTTGCCACCTGTGCGTGCGGCAGCTCAAGGACAAAGCGGCCGCGTTCGTCACCCTCACttag
- the DPF1 gene encoding zinc finger protein neuro-d4 isoform X7 yields the protein MGPPPLTPPVPVGAGGAGRGAGGAGMATVLHGRALGEEFYREALEHCRSYNARLCAERSLRLPFLDAQTGVAQGNCYIWMEKTHRGPGLSPGQLYTYPARCWRKKRRLNILEDPRLRPCCEAPLPREGALPEGPVLESLLSTEPPERRAEPRDEEPPDCAKPPLPEFPHDPEGGDELEDDAPRRKNKAKGKTCGLGAVRRRQEAALEDRDKPYVCDICGKRYKNRPGLSYHYTHTHLAEEEGDEHGGERLGPPRRNHHRQFYKELNWVPENQRRTAGGARKAPCGEELISCADCGRAGHPSCLQFTLHMAAAVRSYRWQCLECKSCSLCGTAENDDQLLFCDDCDRGFHMFCLSPPMAEPPEGSWSCHLCVRQLKDKAAAFVTLT from the exons ATGGGGccgccccccctcacccccccggtCCCGGTGGGCGCAGGAGGCGCCGGgcgcggcgcggggggggcgggaaTGGCCACGGTGCTTCACGGGAGAGC CCTGGGTGAGGAGTTCTACCGCGAGGCGCTGGAGCACTGCCGCAGCTACAACGCGCGGCTCTGCGCCGAGCGCAGCCTGCGCCTGCCCTTCCTGGACGCGCAGACCGGGGTGGCGCAGGGCAACTGCTACATCTGGATGGAGAAGACGCACCGGGGGCCGG GCCTGTCCCCGGGGCAGCTCTACACGTACCCGGCGCGGTGCTGGCGCAAGAAACGGCGGCTGAACATCCTGGAGGACCCGCGGCTGCGGCCCT gctGCGAGGCGCCGCTGCCCCGGGAGGGGGCGCTGCCCGAGGGGCCGGTTCTGGAGTCACTGCTGAGCACGGAGCCCCCGGAGCGCAGAGCGGAGCCGCGGGACGAGGAGCCCCCCGACTGCGCG aAGCCGCCGCTGCCCGAATTCCCCCACGACCCCGAGGGGGGGGACGAGCTGGAAGACGACGCCCCCCGGCGCaagaacaaggccaagggcaag ACCTGCGGGCTGGGCGCCGTGCGCAGGCGCCAGGAGGCGGCGCTGGAGGACAGGGACAAACCCTACGTGTGTGACA TCTGCGGGAAGCGCTACAAGAACCGCCCGGGGCTGAGTTACCATTACACACACACGCACCTGGCGGAGGAGGAGGGGGACGAGCACGGGGGGGAGCGGCTGGGGCCCCCCCGCAGGAACCACCACCGGC AGTTTTACAAAGAGTTGAACTGGGTCCCCGAAAACCAGCGCAGGACGGCGG GGGGGGCCCGGAAGGCGCCGTGCGGGGAGGAGCTGATCAGCTGCGCCGACTGCGGCCGCGCCG gtcaccCGTCGTGCCTGCAGTTCACGCTGCACATGGCAGCTGCTGTGCGCTCGTACCGCTGGCAGTGCCTGGAGTGCAAGTCCTGCAGCCTCTGCGGAACGGCCGAGAACGAC gaccAGCTCCTGTTCTGTGACGACTGCGACCGCGGGTTCCACATGTTCTGCCTGAGCCCCCCCATGGCCGAGCCCCCCGAAG gCAGCTGGAGTTGCCACCTGTGCGTGCGGCAGCTCAAGGACAAAGCGGCCGCGTTCGTCACCCTCACttag
- the DPF1 gene encoding zinc finger protein neuro-d4 isoform X5 has translation MGPPPLTPPVPVGAGGAGRGAGGAGMATVLHGRALGEEFYREALEHCRSYNARLCAERSLRLPFLDAQTGVAQGNCYIWMEKTHRGPGLSPGQLYTYPARCWRKKRRLNILEDPRLRPCCEAPLPREGALPEGPVLESLLSTEPPERRAEPRDEEPPDCAKPPLPEFPHDPEGGDELEDDAPRRKNKAKGKTCGLGAVRRRQEAALEDRDKPYVCDKFYKELNWVPENQRRTAGGARKAPCGEELISCADCGRAGHPSCLQFTLHMAAAVRSQGCPHGPPCPPCPQVTRRACSSRCTWQLLCALRGVPMAPRVPRVPRSPVVPAVHAAHGSCCALSGVSPWPPVSPVSPGHPSCLQFTLHMAAAVRSYRWQCLECKSCSLCGTAENDDQLLFCDDCDRGFHMFCLSPPMAEPPEGSWSCHLCVRQLKDKAAAFVTLT, from the exons ATGGGGccgccccccctcacccccccggtCCCGGTGGGCGCAGGAGGCGCCGGgcgcggcgcggggggggcgggaaTGGCCACGGTGCTTCACGGGAGAGC CCTGGGTGAGGAGTTCTACCGCGAGGCGCTGGAGCACTGCCGCAGCTACAACGCGCGGCTCTGCGCCGAGCGCAGCCTGCGCCTGCCCTTCCTGGACGCGCAGACCGGGGTGGCGCAGGGCAACTGCTACATCTGGATGGAGAAGACGCACCGGGGGCCGG GCCTGTCCCCGGGGCAGCTCTACACGTACCCGGCGCGGTGCTGGCGCAAGAAACGGCGGCTGAACATCCTGGAGGACCCGCGGCTGCGGCCCT gctGCGAGGCGCCGCTGCCCCGGGAGGGGGCGCTGCCCGAGGGGCCGGTTCTGGAGTCACTGCTGAGCACGGAGCCCCCGGAGCGCAGAGCGGAGCCGCGGGACGAGGAGCCCCCCGACTGCGCG aAGCCGCCGCTGCCCGAATTCCCCCACGACCCCGAGGGGGGGGACGAGCTGGAAGACGACGCCCCCCGGCGCaagaacaaggccaagggcaag ACCTGCGGGCTGGGCGCCGTGCGCAGGCGCCAGGAGGCGGCGCTGGAGGACAGGGACAAACCCTACGTGTGTGACA AGTTTTACAAAGAGTTGAACTGGGTCCCCGAAAACCAGCGCAGGACGGCGG GGGGGGCCCGGAAGGCGCCGTGCGGGGAGGAGCTGATCAGCTGCGCCGACTGCGGCCGCGCCG gtcaccCGTCGTGCCTGCAGTTCACGCTGCACATGGCAGCTGCTGTGCGCTctcaggggtgtccccatggccccccgtgtcccccgtgtccccaggtcaccCGTCGTGCCTGCAGTTCACGCTGCACATGGCAGCTGCTGTGCGCTctcaggggtgtccccatggccccccgtgtcccccgtgtccccaggtcaccCGTCGTGCCTGCAGTTCACGCTGCACATGGCAGCTGCTGTGCGCTctcaggggtgtccccatggccccccgtgtcccccgtgtccccaggtcaccCGTCGTGCCTGCAGTTCACGCTGCACATGGCAGCTGCTGTGCGCTCGTACCGCTGGCAGTGCCTGGAGTGCAAGTCCTGCAGCCTCTGCGGAACGGCCGAGAACGAC gaccAGCTCCTGTTCTGTGACGACTGCGACCGCGGGTTCCACATGTTCTGCCTGAGCCCCCCCATGGCCGAGCCCCCCGAAG gCAGCTGGAGTTGCCACCTGTGCGTGCGGCAGCTCAAGGACAAAGCGGCCGCGTTCGTCACCCTCACttag
- the DPF1 gene encoding zinc finger protein neuro-d4 isoform X6: MGPPPLTPPVPVGAGGAGRGAGGAGMATVLHGRALGEEFYREALEHCRSYNARLCAERSLRLPFLDAQTGVAQGNCYIWMEKTHRGPGLSPGQLYTYPARCWRKKRRLNILEDPRLRPCCEAPLPREGALPEGPVLESLLSTEPPERRAEPRDEEPPDCAKPPLPEFPHDPEGGDELEDDAPRRKNKAKGKTCGLGAVRRRQEAALEDRDKPYVCDICGKRYKNRPGLSYHYTHTHLAEEEGDEHGGERLGPPRRNHHRQFYKELNWVPENQRRTAAPPPPPCDFCLGGARKAPCGEELISCADCGRAGHPSCLQFTLHMAAAVRSYRWQCLECKSCSLCGTAENDDQLLFCDDCDRGFHMFCLSPPMAEPPEGSWSCHLCVRQLKDKAAAFVTLT; this comes from the exons ATGGGGccgccccccctcacccccccggtCCCGGTGGGCGCAGGAGGCGCCGGgcgcggcgcggggggggcgggaaTGGCCACGGTGCTTCACGGGAGAGC CCTGGGTGAGGAGTTCTACCGCGAGGCGCTGGAGCACTGCCGCAGCTACAACGCGCGGCTCTGCGCCGAGCGCAGCCTGCGCCTGCCCTTCCTGGACGCGCAGACCGGGGTGGCGCAGGGCAACTGCTACATCTGGATGGAGAAGACGCACCGGGGGCCGG GCCTGTCCCCGGGGCAGCTCTACACGTACCCGGCGCGGTGCTGGCGCAAGAAACGGCGGCTGAACATCCTGGAGGACCCGCGGCTGCGGCCCT gctGCGAGGCGCCGCTGCCCCGGGAGGGGGCGCTGCCCGAGGGGCCGGTTCTGGAGTCACTGCTGAGCACGGAGCCCCCGGAGCGCAGAGCGGAGCCGCGGGACGAGGAGCCCCCCGACTGCGCG aAGCCGCCGCTGCCCGAATTCCCCCACGACCCCGAGGGGGGGGACGAGCTGGAAGACGACGCCCCCCGGCGCaagaacaaggccaagggcaag ACCTGCGGGCTGGGCGCCGTGCGCAGGCGCCAGGAGGCGGCGCTGGAGGACAGGGACAAACCCTACGTGTGTGACA TCTGCGGGAAGCGCTACAAGAACCGCCCGGGGCTGAGTTACCATTACACACACACGCACCTGGCGGAGGAGGAGGGGGACGAGCACGGGGGGGAGCGGCTGGGGCCCCCCCGCAGGAACCACCACCGGC AGTTTTACAAAGAGTTGAACTGGGTCCCCGAAAACCAGCGCAGGACGGCGG cccccccaccccccccctgtGATTTCTGTCTAGGGGGGGCCCGGAAGGCGCCGTGCGGGGAGGAGCTGATCAGCTGCGCCGACTGCGGCCGCGCCG gtcaccCGTCGTGCCTGCAGTTCACGCTGCACATGGCAGCTGCTGTGCGCTCGTACCGCTGGCAGTGCCTGGAGTGCAAGTCCTGCAGCCTCTGCGGAACGGCCGAGAACGAC gaccAGCTCCTGTTCTGTGACGACTGCGACCGCGGGTTCCACATGTTCTGCCTGAGCCCCCCCATGGCCGAGCCCCCCGAAG gCAGCTGGAGTTGCCACCTGTGCGTGCGGCAGCTCAAGGACAAAGCGGCCGCGTTCGTCACCCTCACttag
- the DPF1 gene encoding zinc finger protein neuro-d4 isoform X2, producing MGPPPLTPPVPVGAGGAGRGAGGAGMATVLHGRALGEEFYREALEHCRSYNARLCAERSLRLPFLDAQTGVAQGNCYIWMEKTHRGPGLSPGQLYTYPARCWRKKRRLNILEDPRLRPCCEAPLPREGALPEGPVLESLLSTEPPERRAEPRDEEPPDCAKPPLPEFPHDPEGGDELEDDAPRRKNKAKGKTCGLGAVRRRQEAALEDRDKPYVCDICGKRYKNRPGLSYHYTHTHLAEEEGDEHGGERLGPPRRNHHRQFYKELNWVPENQRRTAGGARKAPCGEELISCADCGRAGHPSCLQFTLHMAAAVRSQGCPHGPPCPPCPQVTRRACSSRCTWQLLCALRGVPMAPRVPRVPRSPVVPAVHAAHGSCCALSGVSPWPPVSPVSPGHPSCLQFTLHMAAAVRSYRWQCLECKSCSLCGTAENDDQLLFCDDCDRGFHMFCLSPPMAEPPEGSWSCHLCVRQLKDKAAAFVTLT from the exons ATGGGGccgccccccctcacccccccggtCCCGGTGGGCGCAGGAGGCGCCGGgcgcggcgcggggggggcgggaaTGGCCACGGTGCTTCACGGGAGAGC CCTGGGTGAGGAGTTCTACCGCGAGGCGCTGGAGCACTGCCGCAGCTACAACGCGCGGCTCTGCGCCGAGCGCAGCCTGCGCCTGCCCTTCCTGGACGCGCAGACCGGGGTGGCGCAGGGCAACTGCTACATCTGGATGGAGAAGACGCACCGGGGGCCGG GCCTGTCCCCGGGGCAGCTCTACACGTACCCGGCGCGGTGCTGGCGCAAGAAACGGCGGCTGAACATCCTGGAGGACCCGCGGCTGCGGCCCT gctGCGAGGCGCCGCTGCCCCGGGAGGGGGCGCTGCCCGAGGGGCCGGTTCTGGAGTCACTGCTGAGCACGGAGCCCCCGGAGCGCAGAGCGGAGCCGCGGGACGAGGAGCCCCCCGACTGCGCG aAGCCGCCGCTGCCCGAATTCCCCCACGACCCCGAGGGGGGGGACGAGCTGGAAGACGACGCCCCCCGGCGCaagaacaaggccaagggcaag ACCTGCGGGCTGGGCGCCGTGCGCAGGCGCCAGGAGGCGGCGCTGGAGGACAGGGACAAACCCTACGTGTGTGACA TCTGCGGGAAGCGCTACAAGAACCGCCCGGGGCTGAGTTACCATTACACACACACGCACCTGGCGGAGGAGGAGGGGGACGAGCACGGGGGGGAGCGGCTGGGGCCCCCCCGCAGGAACCACCACCGGC AGTTTTACAAAGAGTTGAACTGGGTCCCCGAAAACCAGCGCAGGACGGCGG GGGGGGCCCGGAAGGCGCCGTGCGGGGAGGAGCTGATCAGCTGCGCCGACTGCGGCCGCGCCG gtcaccCGTCGTGCCTGCAGTTCACGCTGCACATGGCAGCTGCTGTGCGCTctcaggggtgtccccatggccccccgtgtcccccgtgtccccaggtcaccCGTCGTGCCTGCAGTTCACGCTGCACATGGCAGCTGCTGTGCGCTctcaggggtgtccccatggccccccgtgtcccccgtgtccccaggtcaccCGTCGTGCCTGCAGTTCACGCTGCACATGGCAGCTGCTGTGCGCTctcaggggtgtccccatggccccccgtgtcccccgtgtccccaggtcaccCGTCGTGCCTGCAGTTCACGCTGCACATGGCAGCTGCTGTGCGCTCGTACCGCTGGCAGTGCCTGGAGTGCAAGTCCTGCAGCCTCTGCGGAACGGCCGAGAACGAC gaccAGCTCCTGTTCTGTGACGACTGCGACCGCGGGTTCCACATGTTCTGCCTGAGCCCCCCCATGGCCGAGCCCCCCGAAG gCAGCTGGAGTTGCCACCTGTGCGTGCGGCAGCTCAAGGACAAAGCGGCCGCGTTCGTCACCCTCACttag
- the DPF1 gene encoding zinc finger protein neuro-d4 isoform X9, with protein MGPPPLTPPVPVGAGGAGRGAGGAGMATVLHGRALGEEFYREALEHCRSYNARLCAERSLRLPFLDAQTGVAQGNCYIWMEKTHRGPGLSPGQLYTYPARCWRKKRRLNILEDPRLRPCCEAPLPREGALPEGPVLESLLSTEPPERRAEPRDEEPPDCAKPPLPEFPHDPEGGDELEDDAPRRKNKAKGKTCGLGAVRRRQEAALEDRDKPYVCDKFYKELNWVPENQRRTAAPPPPPCDFCLGGARKAPCGEELISCADCGRAGHPSCLQFTLHMAAAVRSYRWQCLECKSCSLCGTAENDDQLLFCDDCDRGFHMFCLSPPMAEPPEGSWSCHLCVRQLKDKAAAFVTLT; from the exons ATGGGGccgccccccctcacccccccggtCCCGGTGGGCGCAGGAGGCGCCGGgcgcggcgcggggggggcgggaaTGGCCACGGTGCTTCACGGGAGAGC CCTGGGTGAGGAGTTCTACCGCGAGGCGCTGGAGCACTGCCGCAGCTACAACGCGCGGCTCTGCGCCGAGCGCAGCCTGCGCCTGCCCTTCCTGGACGCGCAGACCGGGGTGGCGCAGGGCAACTGCTACATCTGGATGGAGAAGACGCACCGGGGGCCGG GCCTGTCCCCGGGGCAGCTCTACACGTACCCGGCGCGGTGCTGGCGCAAGAAACGGCGGCTGAACATCCTGGAGGACCCGCGGCTGCGGCCCT gctGCGAGGCGCCGCTGCCCCGGGAGGGGGCGCTGCCCGAGGGGCCGGTTCTGGAGTCACTGCTGAGCACGGAGCCCCCGGAGCGCAGAGCGGAGCCGCGGGACGAGGAGCCCCCCGACTGCGCG aAGCCGCCGCTGCCCGAATTCCCCCACGACCCCGAGGGGGGGGACGAGCTGGAAGACGACGCCCCCCGGCGCaagaacaaggccaagggcaag ACCTGCGGGCTGGGCGCCGTGCGCAGGCGCCAGGAGGCGGCGCTGGAGGACAGGGACAAACCCTACGTGTGTGACA AGTTTTACAAAGAGTTGAACTGGGTCCCCGAAAACCAGCGCAGGACGGCGG cccccccaccccccccctgtGATTTCTGTCTAGGGGGGGCCCGGAAGGCGCCGTGCGGGGAGGAGCTGATCAGCTGCGCCGACTGCGGCCGCGCCG gtcaccCGTCGTGCCTGCAGTTCACGCTGCACATGGCAGCTGCTGTGCGCTCGTACCGCTGGCAGTGCCTGGAGTGCAAGTCCTGCAGCCTCTGCGGAACGGCCGAGAACGAC gaccAGCTCCTGTTCTGTGACGACTGCGACCGCGGGTTCCACATGTTCTGCCTGAGCCCCCCCATGGCCGAGCCCCCCGAAG gCAGCTGGAGTTGCCACCTGTGCGTGCGGCAGCTCAAGGACAAAGCGGCCGCGTTCGTCACCCTCACttag